The Clostridia bacterium genomic interval AGGCCTCACCAGGGTGAAACCGCCCCGCTACCCGACCGCGAAGGGGGTTACTCCTGGATTAAATCGCCGCGCTACGGGGGAGAAGTCCGGGAAGTAGGACCTTTAGCTCACGTCTTGGCCAATTATGCTGTCGGGGATGCTGCCACCGTGAAGCTGGTGGATTGGGCTTTGGCCACCTTAAAGGCGCCCATGGAAGCTCTATATTCCGTAATGGGCCGGCACCTAGCCCGGGCGCTGGCCACCAAGCTGATTGCCGATCAGGTGGAAGGGTGGCTGTTGGCCTTAGATCCCCAATCGCCGGTTTACCAGGAGTACCAGATCCCTGAGGAGGGCTGGGGCATGGGGCTTACCGAGGCTGCCCGGGGGGCTTTGGGGCATTGGATCCGTATCCAGGGTGGGAAGATTGCCAATTACCAGTGTGTGGTTCCCACTACCTGGAACGCTTCCCCGCGAGACCGGCTGGGTCAACCCGGCCCCATAGAGCAGGCCCTGATCGGAGCTCCAGTTGAGGATCCAGATAACCCTTGGGAGGTGGTGAGGATAATTCGTTCCTTCGATCCCTGCATCGCCTGCGCGGTCCATCTATTGACGCCCAAAGGTGGCGAACGGGCTCGCTACCGGATCCTATGAGGCGCCTGGAAATCGCCTCGGATAGTTACACCAGCCGTTTACTCGTTTGAGCGGGTAAGGCGCCCGGGGAGCCGGCTGTTTAACCGATTGCGGTTAGTTGGTTGCGGGAAAAAAGAAGGCGCTTGACCTGGTATCTACTTGAAGGGAGGTTTTCTAAAGATGCTTTATTCAGAACTGAAACCCATGAGGGAGATTATGGCTTTCCTAGGGGGGGAACAGAACATCTTTCTTTTGGGTTGCAGCGGTTGTGCTGAAGCTAGCGGCACCGGGGGCTTACCCCAAGTGCTATCCATGAAGAGCAAGCTGGAGGCGGAGGGTAAGAGGGTGGTCGGGCATACCACCATCGACTTTTTGTGCCAGAAAGCCTTGGTGAAATCGCGCCTGCGGGCAAAAGAGGAGGTGTTGGCCGAAGCTGACTCGCTTTTGGTGATGGCGTGCGGCATCGGCGTGCAAGCGGTGGCCAGCGTGGTGCCTAAAGTCTGCCATCCCGCCTGCAATACGGTTTACTTGAGAGAGGTTCGGGGCGAATGGATGGGGGGCGAACGCTGCCGAGAGTGCGGCGAGTGCCTGCTAGAGTTTACCGGCGGCATCTGCCCACTGACCAGCTGCACCAAGAGCCTGCTCAATGGGCCATGCGGCGGAGCCAGAAACGGCAAGTGCGAGGTGGACCCCGGCCGCGATTGCGCTTGGGAAGTTATCTACTTCCGCCTCAAAACCTTAGGTCAGCTAAACAAGTTGCGCCAGTTCATCCTGCCCAAGGATTACAGCAAAATGATCGTGCCCTCCAAAATCCGGGAAACGCCGCTCTGGTCGGTGGAGTGCAAGACCCGCTTCTAGCTAGGAACCTTGCTAGGCCACCGACGACCCTTGGTTGAGTGCTGGGGCCGGAGCTGGAGCGCTAGCTGGCTCCGCGCAGGACTGAGG includes:
- a CDS encoding nickel-dependent hydrogenase large subunit produces the protein RPHQGETAPLPDREGGYSWIKSPRYGGEVREVGPLAHVLANYAVGDAATVKLVDWALATLKAPMEALYSVMGRHLARALATKLIADQVEGWLLALDPQSPVYQEYQIPEEGWGMGLTEAARGALGHWIRIQGGKIANYQCVVPTTWNASPRDRLGQPGPIEQALIGAPVEDPDNPWEVVRIIRSFDPCIACAVHLLTPKGGERARYRIL
- a CDS encoding methylenetetrahydrofolate reductase C-terminal domain-containing protein, whose amino-acid sequence is MLYSELKPMREIMAFLGGEQNIFLLGCSGCAEASGTGGLPQVLSMKSKLEAEGKRVVGHTTIDFLCQKALVKSRLRAKEEVLAEADSLLVMACGIGVQAVASVVPKVCHPACNTVYLREVRGEWMGGERCRECGECLLEFTGGICPLTSCTKSLLNGPCGGARNGKCEVDPGRDCAWEVIYFRLKTLGQLNKLRQFILPKDYSKMIVPSKIRETPLWSVECKTRF